The Triticum aestivum cultivar Chinese Spring chromosome 5A, IWGSC CS RefSeq v2.1, whole genome shotgun sequence genomic sequence GCCTGCAGGGAGAGCAGTGGCTATGTGGAtggggtcggtcatggtggccatggcgtctgacttcgtccagatcgacgggatcgagcgagcgaggaggagaagtggatctgggagggggtgtcgaggagtgaggccatggggggcaggggaggcagggcgtcacccttatccattccccttcgatgccggcgaggtggtcgggcgggagctcggctctgtagcgacgcggctcggggaaatataagttgtggtggcaaatataatacacataattcatattgttatgcactagcgcgtgtgcgtgtgaaatagatggattatgatcTCGTACCCAATaaaatggatatgtgtgtgtgttagagagagagggagggagagggggagagagtgaggaagaggaagggagagagtgtgtgtgtgagaatttgatggtaaaaaatgtcgtcaatgtcacttgatatgtatgagaatattaaatataATATTAACATAACTAATATTGAACTCGTAAAGTTCATGTGGcctcgttgcaacgcacgagcgttCTAGTACTAGTTGAGGGGTGGGTGCCCCTGCTCCGTCATCACTAGCGGTTGGGGCCCGCTATTGCGGGCCTCCTAAAAGGTAGCTAGGCGGTGCCAGGTGGAAAGCGCCCCTTTTACTTTCCTGTTTTCGATATGTTTGACGCTTGTGCATACAAGCGCTGATACATGGAACAATGTAGATATGTAGTTGCCATAGACAAATAAAAGGTCAGCCCTAAACTTATACATGTAAATAATAATAACTCTGAAAATAAATCAGTTGCAATCACTTGTACAATATAACATGATGCACAAGAAATCATTATAACTAAGCTCTAAACAATCAGCATTAGCCATTCTAAGCTTCAAAATGCTGATATAGTTGATGCTTCACAGGGACCATAGGGATCAGAAAAATAAGACCAGATTCTCTTGAATATCTTCACATCGTATTGCCGTTTACTACAAAAATAAATTGTTGGTTTTCTTCATTTTGTTAATGGTAACCTGAAAGCAAAAGATAGGTGCATCAAGAAGTGGAAGAAGGATTATGAAAAGATAGCTGCTACCTGATACTTACTAACCAAAATTGGCAAGCACATACAGGATTAATTAATCCCATAAAATCAGACCAACTTCTGCCCACCAATTTATTTATATGATATCATTTATATACCATTCCTTACTTCCGTGTCTGTATCCACACATACAACTGCCCTATAATTAATTCTTATGCAGCTCCCCCTTTTCTATCCAAAACTATAAAATTTATTGAGCGCGCGTAGTAGCCTTTGTCCCATTCTTACTTGTGAAATGGTGCATTACATCACCTGCACTATGAAGACAAACATGACATATGATTGTCCTATACATGAATATTTCTATTTTATCTAGTTCTTAAATAGAATAATCAAATTTGATGAATTTATAGAAGAGAGAAGAGGACAAGGAAAGAAAGAACAGAGAATAACCCGATAGTCGAGGCGTGGGTGGAGACATCTAGTCCGACTTTCTTTTCTTTCATATTTCTTGTGCAGATTATGAAACTCATCTTCCCAGCAATCACGAATGATTGAAGTGTAGAGAAATCAGATGCATAATGGGTGTTCAAGTTCAGTTATGTACCAAATGGAATCGTTGTTTACCATTCCAGCAAGAATTTAAGCGCAGATGCGCCAAATGCCATGAATCACAAACCTGTCATTCAGCAAGAATAAGTGGACTGTTAAGAACTATGCTTGCAATATGTAAGCAGAAGGGACACTACTAAATAGGTGTGGGACACTCACGGTAGGCCTGTAGGCCAAATAATTGGTCAACGGGCACAAAACGTACAGAATGATATACGGAAGGATAACTGAATGCTTGGAAATTACAATAATCTAAGTAAGTTGTTGAAGCGTCATCATTACCAATGGTGTAGCATCTCCCAAATGTCAACCCCATCCAAAGAAATCGATGATATCAAATATTTTCCATTGTGTGCAATACATATTTAGTCGTATCTACACTGCGTGTATTTTGAAATTAAACCACATGTAAAAGGAGATTAATTTAGAAGTTAAATTGTGCATATAATGAGTTAATCTCCTAATTCCAGAGAGAGAGTCAGTTTTACAATTGGAGACGCAAAAATTGGGTTCCTTAATATTAAAAAATATACAATTTACAGAATATATATGATTTACAAACACTTAAAAAAATACTACACAGGCAACAAAAGCCAATAGTCGTATGGACAAGCAAGGTATTAAGAACAGACAAATTTCCCTCTGAATGTTGTGTGCCCTATGGGATAGAAGTTTTAATAGTGCCATAACAGAATACGGAGGCATTCAGGAAGTGTAAACTAACCTGCCCATCACATAAGGCAAGAACTTGACTGAAGTATGAAAATAGCAACATAATCAATACAAAAGTTTAGCGCTATCTCCTTAGTCAGTAACATGTCCAATCCCCTTTCGACGTATTTATTTCATCAGTAAAATCTACGATTGGGAAACTGCATTAAACGCAGAAACATAGGACACTTATTTCCAGTTATCAAGAAGCCAAGAACACATTATGAACTAAATGGAAGTTCATTTTTTAAGTATGGATCAGTGAACCATGCGAAGAAATGAGCTCTAATTAATTTAAAATTGACATGCTAACTTTCAGGTTAGAAAGAAAGGGATACAATATATCATAGGCAAAATGACTTGCCAGAGAGGAAATATATGGAGTGGCTAAACTCTCTCAAAACCAGAGGAAGTTCAAACACATGTCCCCTATCGCATTTGTACTAAATATAATTATTTGCTTATACTCTTTCAAATAGTCGTATATCGTCAAAAGAGAATATCATAGCTCCCACTCCAACCCATGTCGAAAAGAAGTAATGCGAAAATGAAACTAAATTGAAGTAAGTAAAGCCTGATGAAAACAAAACTGATGCACACCTAAGCTGCACAATCTGGACATTGCTGTTTAACAAAGTCATACATCCTGGTCAAAATTTGAGGTAAATGCTGGAATGCAGGCCAGAAGATTAATCCAGTCCATGCACGCGATGTTTGACATTTTTGTTGCACTTTCCTTTTTCTCAAATAGACAGGGACCTCTCGAGTGTTTTGCTTACTGAACCAACAGGACCTCTTCTTTCTGAAATAGACTGACACATTGGGTCGTTGCTTGCTGAACCAGCGCCCACTTAATTTTCAGCACAAATGGCCGTGCAGTTCACGCGGCCCTTACTTCGTCTAGTTCTACTCACTCAGCCAAATGGCCAAAGAGGAGCATCACACGTGAATAAACCATACAAGTACTAAGGAGTGACATGATCTGACATGCTTTATTTTATCAAATACCACTTCTCATGCCATGCTAACGAGCTCACTCTGCCACTTCAAACTCTGGTGAGGAGTACAGATAAGTAGCCGACAGTGCCGCCGCCGCGACTGTGCCGAACGTGTTGTATGTGTGTGTGCGCACAACATAATAAAAGTCTGAAATCTACTAGCGGTAAAATGAGATGACTGAGCTTGATTTGGCCTTTTAGCTTCCATAATTTCTACTAGCGGCAAACATATGGAATGGACGAACTGAATTATCTTAATCAAGAACAGGGATGTCCAACTAGCTTTGATAAATACACTATTCCCATCCAACTACTTTTACTTTCTATAGGACTACAACAGTTTCAGACCATTGCCAGGTTTTAACAGAATGTATCATAATATTACGACGGGTCATGTAGAAAACCTGAATACAAATCATGTGCAGTAACAAGATTTAATTTACCACTGTTGGAACCTGAATTTTGTTCAGAGATTATTCAAACACAAGCAAAATGGGCTAAGTCAAACGGATATCATCACCATCTTCTCTGTTAAGGCTGAAAAGAGATGAATCAACTGACCTACTCTGTCTACAAGATTACAACAGTTGCAGACAGCTCACACTAACACTTTCAGACTTCAACAGATTCAGATAACTGTTTTTCAGACTAGAACAATTTCAGTAAGCTGTTCTTCAGACCACGACAGTTTCAGTAAACGTCGTGTGTAACAAATTCAGTCAAAGATTCACCATTAGGAGATACGTATGTGCTTAGGAAGTTGGGGCATGGAGAGAGGCTCTCACCAGGCGTCCCGGCCAGGAAGACGACGATCTCGGGAACGTGCGAGATGGTTGGGATCGAAGACGGAGTAGTAGCACCAAACCTAGCAGAGAACATTCACCGATGTGGCTCGAGCTCCTCCTAGGGTTGCTGCTGAACACATGAGGATGGAGGGCGGGGAGAAGACGGAGCTGCGCCAGCCACAGCACACGAAGAATATGAGGCGAATTGGATCGGCACGAGGCATGGAGCAGCGGTGGCGGCACTGACCTGACCACAGGGAAGGCGGCAGAGGAAGGAGAGTGCGGGCGGCTGCGCGCGGATCTGAAGCTGCCTCTCCATCCGCACCACCCCGCATCTCTGCATCTCGCCGCCTCGAGCTAGGGCCTCCATCGACACCTCGATGCCATCCCTTCCTCCCCCTCATCTCGCCGCCACAGTGGCAAACATAGGCAGAATAGCACGCCTTGACGCCAAGACGAGAAGGTTTGAACAAGAGCAGGTCTCAGAAGGGCGCCTTCTCTGGTGGCCATAGATGGCGGAGCAAGGATGGTAGCGGCGGCTGTGGCGGCGCCgacggaaaccctagccgccagtcgGGGTGGAAACAAGGAGATGCGAGAGGAGGAAAAAGAGAGCACTCTGTCCCTCTCTTTTGTCTCCGCTCACGACGCGTTTTCTTTTCTCCCAGCGATCTCTTTTTGTCTCTAGCCATCGACCGCCCCATCTGCACAcgttaagggcctctttgattcataggattttaaaaacttagggaTATGAAAAGTATAGTGTTGGAGTGGCATGCTCATTTGAATTTTATAGAATTAGCAATGAGTGTTTGATTGCATAGGAAAAATAGaggaattgtaaaaagaggttgAACTGGATGTTAGATTTTCTATAAAATGCAGTACAAAAGATTTCATAGAAAAAAATCCTATGAGGTCAATCCTATaaatcaaaggaccaacataggaaaaaatcctaaggattttaatccttcaaaaatcctataaaatttctttgaatcaaaggagccctaatgCTTCTCGATTTGGCCACCCGTCTTTGGCCCCAGAGTTATGGTGAAATTACCCATGTTTGCCACTGTGAAAATCCTAATCGGTGCCCAGTCCGGCAGTCCCCGTCCCCGTCCAGCGTCCACGCAAGAGTCAACGCAGACGCAGTCCCCATTTCTAGGGTTCTCGTCCGCCGTCCAGCAGCTGCCCACCGGCGCGcccccacctcgccgccggcggGCAGCCGCAAGACCGCCGTCGGCCGCCTCCACCCCCTCATCCACCTCCATTCgctccggcctcctctcctccgctCCGCGGCCGCCCCCGTCCACCTCGGCCACAGTGACCGGCCGCCGCAGGAGCTCGACCAAGACGACGGGCCGCCGCAGGAGCTCTACCCCGGCACCGCCTTCGCCGTCTCTCTTCGTTCGCACGGCCTCCCTGTGCCCACCGGCTCGACCACGACGGACGGCTCCGTCGCAGTTCGACTGTGAGGTAAAAAAAATCAACTTTTTTGCTGTACATGCCCCTGTACCATGGGTACTTGCTGTGCTGGGTTGCTGCTGGTGTACAATGGTCAATGGGGGCACCACAACAACCGTTTTCGTGGCCTGGGTAGTGCTAGATTTGCTTCTTAGCTATTTGATGGCCCCGTGCACCTCTGGTTATTGTCAAGGCTTGTGGTATTGACATGTAGTCTAGTTGCTGGTCAATGCTAGGTCCTGCAAAATATTTGGGTTTCTTGCTAGAGAATTTTGTGATGAGTTGTTTGCTATTTGCATGTGTGCTCAACGAACCGATGCATTGATCCATGAGAATACTCCTTTGACATGCTGAAATTCCATAATGATCAACATAGCCAGATAATTAGTCAATTATGTTTGTATTAGTGTTCTCATTAGCTATTCCATGATCCAAAACTTATAGGAAAATTTTCATTCTCGTTCATATGCATTGACTCGAAAATTCCATTGAATAATTAACTAGGTAATTTGTCTAATAGCTATATTTATAAACTAAGTCAACCTCTAATTATGTAGTACTACCATGCAACCAATGTTTCAGCTTTTACGGGTATTTCAGGCATTTACCCCACAGCCACATTGCAGACAGCTAGTTTGTCAAATGGCTTTACAGCTTTCTCACAGCACACAGCCTGCACAGCTTTTCCACAGCACATCTCCCACAGCTGCTTTGAGAAAATCCATAGCCTAACCAAAAACAACCCAAGTCGCACTGCTTACGCATCGCGAAATTAAACAATTTCTCTGTTTAATACCATGCTCCTCGACCAAATATCTGACCCCCTCTGCTTCTGATTGCGTTATTCTAGGTGCCCTGCCTAGTGCGTTGATTCTTCGGAAGCAGATGGCCAATACCCGGTCAGGAGGGGCGAACAATGAGGGGGCAGGGGGCACCAGTGCAAGGAAAGGCAGCGCCGCCACCAGTGCAAAAGACCCCAAGTCTGCAACGACCTCCACCTCATCCGCCAGTGGAAGGGAGTCTAGAAGcttgtccacacgtgaaacaagCGATGAGCAGAAGCCAAACCTCAGGAGGTCGAACCGAGAAACAAAAGGAAAGAATCCCATTTTGACCACCAGTTCTGCCTCTACACCGGTTCCGCAGAAATCTTTTAGGGGCAGAAGCAACCCCAGCACACCTGGTACCCCGAAATCGTCAGCAAGGAAGCTAAAAGGGTCGACGAGGAAGGCTAGTACTCCAAGAACGTC encodes the following:
- the LOC123104837 gene encoding uncharacterized protein is translated as MEALARGGEMQRCGVVRMERQLQIRAQPPALSFLCRLPCGQLRLLPALHPHVFSSNPRRSSSHIGECSLLGLVLLLRLRSQPSRTFPRSSSSWPGRLVCDSWHLAHLRLNSCWNGKQRFHLVTINKMKKTNNLFL